The following are encoded together in the Halopseudomonas salegens genome:
- the mazG gene encoding nucleoside triphosphate pyrophosphohydrolase, with amino-acid sequence MNYRLEDLRYLMARLRDPQHGCPWDLEQDFASIVPHTLEEAYEVADAIAEADYPQLADELGDLLFQVIYYAQLAEEAGHFDWARIVDGITRKLVRRHPHVFPDGNLHTPAGSTAPLAADQVKARWEQIKAEERAAKTATPEQLSLLDDVPRALPALTRAQKLQKRAAQSGFDWPDSKGALDKLQEEVAEVQAAVVSGDQAAVVTEIGDLLFSVVNLARHLKVDAETSLRGGNEKFERRFRYIEQQLQASDKPLAECRLVELDALWEQAKRQGL; translated from the coding sequence ATGAACTATCGGTTGGAAGACCTGCGCTATCTGATGGCGCGTCTGCGTGATCCACAGCACGGCTGTCCCTGGGACCTGGAACAGGATTTTGCCAGCATAGTGCCGCATACCCTGGAAGAGGCTTACGAAGTTGCCGACGCCATCGCTGAAGCCGATTACCCGCAGTTGGCCGATGAGCTGGGTGATTTGCTGTTTCAGGTGATTTACTACGCGCAACTGGCGGAAGAAGCTGGCCATTTTGACTGGGCGCGAATTGTTGACGGCATCACCCGCAAATTGGTGCGTCGTCATCCTCATGTGTTTCCCGATGGCAACCTGCACACCCCGGCGGGCAGCACAGCCCCGCTGGCTGCCGATCAGGTCAAGGCGCGTTGGGAGCAAATCAAGGCCGAGGAACGTGCAGCCAAAACGGCAACCCCCGAGCAATTATCGTTGCTGGATGATGTGCCGCGAGCGCTGCCGGCCCTGACTCGAGCACAAAAACTGCAGAAGCGGGCCGCTCAATCCGGCTTCGACTGGCCGGACAGCAAGGGCGCGTTGGACAAGCTGCAGGAAGAAGTGGCCGAGGTACAGGCAGCGGTTGTCAGTGGTGATCAGGCCGCAGTGGTCACTGAGATCGGTGATTTGCTGTTCAGTGTGGTTAACCTGGCCCGACATCTCAAGGTGGATGCCGAGACCTCGCTGCGCGGCGGCAACGAAAAATTCGAGCGCCGTTTCCGCTATATCGAACAGCAGCTGCAGGCCAGCGACAAGCCGCTGGCCGAGTGTCGTCTGGTGGAGCTGGATGCCCTCTGGGAACAGGCCAAGCGACAGGGGCTGTAG
- a CDS encoding class I SAM-dependent methyltransferase, with amino-acid sequence MADDMPVAVITCTQPACQAQAEKLAQALGLPLQQLPTGLYLQVAADGLSLHDADNPQQGGVRVDFVTGSQAHRRQFGGGAGQMVARAVGCRGGVRPHVLDATAGLGRDAFVLASLGCEVTLIERQPVIATLLADGLDRARMAGGEVAEIVARMTLICGDAIDLIDDWQGEPPQVIHLDPMFPQRDKSALVKKEMRLFKPLAGSDEDAPQLLAAALQLASHRVVVKRPRKAPELAGRPPSSALSGQSSRYDIYGIRALNKP; translated from the coding sequence ATGGCAGATGACATGCCTGTTGCAGTGATCACATGCACCCAGCCTGCCTGTCAGGCGCAGGCTGAAAAGCTGGCACAGGCTCTGGGCTTGCCACTGCAGCAATTACCAACCGGTCTTTATTTGCAGGTAGCCGCTGACGGGCTGAGCTTGCACGATGCGGACAACCCTCAGCAAGGTGGTGTACGGGTGGACTTTGTTACGGGTAGCCAGGCTCACCGGCGCCAGTTTGGCGGGGGTGCCGGGCAAATGGTGGCGCGTGCAGTGGGGTGCCGAGGCGGGGTACGTCCCCATGTGCTGGATGCTACCGCCGGCCTGGGCCGTGATGCATTCGTACTTGCCAGTCTGGGCTGTGAGGTGACCTTGATCGAGCGTCAGCCCGTTATCGCAACCTTGTTGGCCGATGGTCTTGATCGCGCTCGAATGGCGGGTGGTGAAGTCGCCGAGATTGTTGCACGCATGACGCTGATCTGTGGTGATGCCATCGACCTGATCGACGACTGGCAGGGCGAACCCCCGCAGGTCATCCATCTGGATCCAATGTTCCCGCAGCGTGATAAATCGGCTTTGGTGAAAAAGGAAATGCGCCTGTTCAAGCCGCTGGCAGGTAGTGACGAGGATGCACCGCAATTACTGGCTGCCGCCCTGCAGCTGGCCAGCCATCGCGTGGTGGTCAAACGACCGCGCAAAGCGCCCGAGCTGGCTGGGCGACCGCCCAGCTCCGCATTGAGTGGTCAGTCCAGCCGTTACGATATCTATGGCATTCGCGCGCTGAACAAGCCCTGA
- the ppc gene encoding phosphoenolpyruvate carboxylase produces the protein MTDIDVRLREDVHDLGELLGQTIRQHMGDDFFHRIEAIRRGAKQGRRADQAQLQALRELLHEVPDNLLLPVCRAFNQFLNLANIAEQYHRIRRRRPDEGESFEQRCLPELFARLQQAEIAPEAIAAHVAALDIELVLTAHPTEVTRRTLIQKYDAIAMALATRDHDDLSVHEQAEVRSELARLISEAWHTDEIRRSRPTPVDEAKWGFAVIEHSLWQALPRFLRQLDSDLQASCGQQLDSTAAPVRMASWMGGDRDGNPNVTAPVTREVLLLGRWMAADLYLRDIEQLTRELSMQAASAELLAHTGEVDEPYRELLKGLRQRLLTTRDWAAAAVQAPTSEPDALLRSADELRAPLQLCYDSLQGCGMQQIADGPLLDTLRRVNAFGLGLVRLDIRQDAGRHREALSELTRYLQLGDYLEWDEEEKRVFLLRELDNPRPLLPARWQPGADTAEVLATCATVAEQPQELLGAYVISMAAEVSDVLAVKLLLKASGVAWPMRVVPLFETLADLQHAATVIDQLLSLPGYRALVGDVQEVMIGYSDSAKDAGTLAAGWAQYRAQEALVAVAREQGVRLRLFHGRGGTVGRGGAPAHMAILSQPPGSVNGQLRVTEQGEMIRFKFGLPGIAVQSLQLYTSAVLEATLLPPPAPQQAWRDMMQALAERSVQVYRGVVRDEPQFVEYFRQATPEQELGRLPLGSRPAKRKAQGGIETLRAIPWIFAWTQTRLMLPAWLGAGQAISEQLEQDKGALLRDMMTHWPFFFARVEMLEMVLSKADATISRFYEQRLAEPALWPLGERLREALQQAIEVVLELRETDTLLAHNPGLAESVAIRNPYTDPLHLLQAELMARTRQQADLDPELERALLVTVAGIAAGMRNTG, from the coding sequence ATGACCGATATTGATGTCCGTTTGCGCGAAGACGTGCATGACTTGGGCGAGCTGCTCGGGCAGACCATTCGTCAGCACATGGGCGACGATTTTTTTCACCGTATTGAAGCCATTCGGCGCGGCGCCAAGCAGGGCCGACGCGCCGATCAGGCTCAGTTGCAAGCTTTGCGCGAACTCTTGCATGAGGTGCCGGATAACCTGCTCCTTCCGGTCTGTCGGGCATTCAACCAGTTCCTCAATCTGGCCAATATCGCCGAGCAGTATCACCGCATTCGTCGTCGCCGACCCGATGAGGGAGAAAGTTTCGAGCAGCGCTGTCTGCCCGAACTGTTTGCCCGTTTGCAGCAGGCGGAGATAGCTCCGGAAGCCATTGCCGCGCACGTGGCGGCGCTGGATATTGAACTGGTATTGACCGCCCACCCGACCGAAGTCACCCGGCGCACCCTGATCCAGAAATATGATGCCATCGCCATGGCTCTGGCTACCCGTGATCACGATGACCTGTCGGTTCATGAACAGGCTGAAGTGCGCTCCGAGTTGGCCCGGCTGATCAGCGAGGCCTGGCATACCGACGAGATTCGCCGTAGCCGGCCGACCCCGGTGGATGAGGCCAAGTGGGGCTTTGCTGTTATCGAACACTCTCTCTGGCAGGCGCTGCCGCGCTTTTTGCGTCAGCTGGATAGCGATCTGCAAGCCAGTTGCGGGCAGCAGCTGGACAGTACCGCTGCACCGGTACGCATGGCTTCCTGGATGGGTGGTGACCGGGACGGCAATCCGAATGTAACCGCGCCGGTCACCCGTGAGGTCTTGCTGCTGGGTCGCTGGATGGCTGCCGATCTGTATTTGCGGGATATTGAGCAGTTGACCCGGGAGCTTTCCATGCAGGCGGCGAGTGCGGAACTGCTGGCGCATACCGGCGAGGTCGATGAGCCCTATCGAGAATTGCTCAAAGGGTTGCGTCAGCGTCTGCTAACGACCCGTGACTGGGCAGCCGCTGCGGTTCAGGCGCCAACCAGCGAGCCTGACGCCTTGTTGCGCAGCGCCGACGAATTGCGTGCCCCATTGCAGCTCTGCTACGACTCATTGCAGGGCTGTGGCATGCAGCAGATAGCTGATGGCCCGTTGCTGGATACTCTGCGCCGCGTCAATGCTTTCGGGCTCGGGCTGGTTCGGCTGGATATACGGCAGGATGCTGGTCGCCATCGCGAGGCGTTGAGCGAGCTGACCCGATATCTGCAACTGGGTGACTACCTGGAGTGGGATGAAGAGGAAAAACGCGTTTTTCTGTTGCGCGAACTGGATAATCCGCGTCCATTGTTGCCTGCGCGTTGGCAACCCGGTGCTGATACTGCCGAAGTCTTGGCAACCTGCGCTACCGTTGCTGAGCAGCCCCAGGAGTTACTGGGTGCTTACGTGATTTCCATGGCTGCCGAAGTCTCTGATGTGTTGGCGGTCAAGTTGTTGCTCAAGGCCAGCGGCGTGGCCTGGCCGATGCGGGTGGTACCGCTGTTTGAAACCCTGGCCGATCTGCAACATGCCGCGACGGTGATTGATCAGTTGTTGTCATTGCCCGGCTACCGCGCACTGGTGGGGGATGTGCAGGAAGTGATGATTGGCTATTCCGATTCGGCCAAGGATGCGGGTACCCTCGCGGCTGGCTGGGCGCAGTATCGTGCCCAGGAGGCTCTGGTCGCAGTCGCCCGTGAGCAGGGTGTGCGCTTGCGTTTGTTCCATGGTCGTGGCGGTACCGTCGGTCGTGGCGGCGCCCCGGCGCATATGGCGATTCTGTCGCAACCACCGGGCTCGGTGAATGGTCAGCTGCGCGTGACCGAGCAGGGCGAGATGATTCGCTTCAAATTCGGCCTGCCGGGTATCGCGGTACAAAGCCTGCAGCTGTATACCAGCGCCGTGCTGGAAGCCACCCTGTTACCGCCACCGGCCCCGCAACAGGCCTGGCGCGACATGATGCAGGCGCTGGCTGAGCGCTCCGTGCAGGTCTATCGCGGCGTGGTGCGTGACGAACCCCAGTTTGTCGAGTATTTTCGCCAGGCCACCCCTGAGCAGGAGCTGGGCCGTTTGCCGCTGGGCAGTCGTCCGGCCAAGCGCAAGGCACAGGGCGGCATCGAGACTCTGCGGGCAATTCCATGGATTTTTGCTTGGACCCAGACGCGTCTGATGTTGCCGGCGTGGCTGGGCGCCGGTCAGGCCATCAGCGAGCAGCTGGAACAGGATAAAGGCGCATTGTTGCGCGACATGATGACGCACTGGCCGTTCTTTTTTGCCCGCGTCGAGATGCTGGAAATGGTGTTGTCCAAGGCAGATGCGACCATTTCACGCTTCTACGAGCAACGTTTGGCCGAGCCGGCATTATGGCCGCTGGGTGAGCGATTGCGCGAGGCTCTGCAGCAGGCCATCGAGGTCGTGCTGGAGTTGCGCGAAACCGATACCTTGCTGGCGCACAACCCCGGGCTCGCTGAATCCGTGGCCATCCGCAACCCTTACACGGATCCGCTGCATCTGTTGCAGGCCGAGTTGATGGCCCGCACCCGCCAGCAGGCCGACCTCGACCCCGAACTGGAGCGCGCGCTGCTGGTCACGGTAGCGGGTATTGCGGCCGGCATGCGCAACACCGGCTGA
- the tsaB gene encoding tRNA (adenosine(37)-N6)-threonylcarbamoyltransferase complex dimerization subunit type 1 TsaB, whose protein sequence is MTTLLALDTATEACSAALLHKGQVYSRLVEAPREHAQRLLPMIDELLAEAGIGLSDIDALAFGRGPGAFTGVRIATGMVQGLALALDKPVLPVSNLAMLAQQAWRLYGSEHVCAAIDARMDEVYWGCYQLQGETMQLHGMERVSAPEQVSLAEGMSDPSGAGTGWQYADRLAVQVNQSWPQMLPNAEDLLSLALVDWEAGKGVDAAAAQPVYLRDQVATPKGG, encoded by the coding sequence ATGACCACTCTGTTGGCGCTGGATACGGCGACCGAAGCCTGTTCCGCGGCGTTGTTGCATAAAGGCCAGGTCTATTCGCGGCTGGTGGAAGCCCCACGCGAACACGCCCAGCGCTTGTTGCCAATGATTGATGAGCTGCTGGCCGAAGCGGGGATTGGTCTGTCTGATATCGATGCCCTGGCCTTTGGGCGTGGCCCCGGTGCCTTCACCGGGGTGCGGATTGCGACCGGAATGGTACAGGGATTGGCGTTGGCGCTGGATAAACCGGTGCTTCCCGTCTCCAATCTGGCCATGCTGGCCCAGCAGGCCTGGCGTTTGTACGGCAGCGAGCATGTTTGCGCCGCCATTGATGCCCGTATGGATGAGGTCTACTGGGGGTGTTACCAGCTGCAGGGCGAGACTATGCAGTTGCACGGCATGGAACGGGTTTCTGCGCCGGAACAGGTCAGCCTGGCAGAGGGTATGTCCGACCCGTCGGGTGCCGGCACTGGCTGGCAATACGCCGATCGGTTGGCGGTCCAGGTCAACCAGAGCTGGCCACAAATGCTGCCCAACGCCGAGGACTTGCTCAGTCTTGCTTTGGTCGACTGGGAAGCGGGTAAAGGGGTTGACGCTGCAGCTGCGCAACCGGTGTATTTGCGGGATCAGGTTGCAACGCCCAAGGGTGGTTAG
- the relA gene encoding GTP diphosphokinase yields the protein MVQVRADHPTRQDGSVDIDAWLDRIQSRVPLTSPAVLHEACEWARELEQAAIAAENIWSETASSYLTGLEMAEILTDLKLDQDSLVAAVIYRAVRERKTDLLEVERRFGPVVSGLVDGVQRMAAISVSQNSARANAFSPQTQVENLRKMLVTMVDDVRVALIKLAERTCAIRAVKNAPTEKRYRVAREVFDIYAPLAHRLGIGHIKWELEDLSFRYIEPEQYKQIARLLDERRLDRQEYIDSVMSQLRGALEEAGVEADITGRAKHIYSIWRKMQRKGIDFSQVYDVRAVRILVPRVPDCYTSLGIVHGLWRHIPNEFDDYIANPKENGYRSLHTAVVGPEGKVLEVQIRTRFMHEEAELGVCAHWRYKGTDVDTASNAYEDKIAWLRQVLEWHEEMGDIGGLADELRVDFEPDRIYLFTPDGHVLDVPKGATPLDFAYRIHTEIGHSCRGAKVNGRIVPLNYILQTGEQVEIITGKKTGPSRDWLNSNLGYVNTSRARAKIQSWFKQQAREQNVQAGKLMLERELTRLALNGADYAQLIDRLHIRSQEDLFAAVGAGDLRLAHVANVAQQLVEPDRQSEQLELIPRRPTRQGPRSDVFIQGVGNLMTQLAGCCQPVPGDPIIGYITLGRGVTVHRADCANAILLQDRDSERLIEVSWGKEPVQTYPVEIYIKAYDRAGLLRDVSQLLANEKLNVLEVSTRTNRDDNYAVMLLTVEIPNLDLLGRLLGRINQLPNVIETRRNRQEGGA from the coding sequence ATGGTACAAGTTCGCGCAGATCACCCGACCAGACAGGATGGTAGTGTTGATATCGATGCCTGGCTGGATCGCATCCAGTCTCGTGTCCCCTTGACCTCGCCGGCAGTGCTGCACGAGGCTTGTGAATGGGCGCGCGAGCTGGAGCAGGCAGCGATTGCCGCCGAGAACATCTGGTCGGAGACCGCCAGCAGTTATCTGACCGGGCTGGAAATGGCCGAGATTCTCACCGACCTGAAACTGGATCAGGATTCGCTGGTGGCTGCAGTCATCTATCGTGCGGTTCGAGAACGGAAAACCGACTTGCTGGAAGTTGAACGTCGCTTTGGTCCCGTGGTGTCAGGCCTGGTCGATGGGGTGCAACGCATGGCTGCCATCAGCGTGTCGCAGAATTCTGCGCGAGCCAACGCCTTCAGCCCGCAAACCCAGGTAGAAAACCTGCGCAAGATGCTGGTCACCATGGTCGATGATGTGCGTGTGGCACTGATCAAGCTGGCCGAGCGTACCTGTGCCATCCGTGCCGTTAAAAATGCCCCTACCGAGAAACGCTACCGGGTTGCCCGTGAGGTGTTTGATATCTATGCGCCGCTGGCCCATCGGCTGGGCATAGGGCACATCAAATGGGAGCTGGAAGATCTGTCCTTCCGTTACATCGAGCCTGAGCAATACAAACAGATTGCCCGTTTGCTGGATGAGCGCCGGCTGGATCGCCAGGAGTACATCGACAGTGTGATGTCGCAATTGCGCGGTGCACTGGAGGAAGCGGGGGTCGAGGCGGACATTACGGGTCGGGCCAAGCACATCTATTCCATCTGGCGCAAAATGCAGCGCAAAGGTATTGATTTCAGTCAGGTTTATGACGTGCGTGCGGTGCGTATCCTGGTGCCCCGGGTGCCGGATTGCTACACCTCGCTGGGTATCGTGCACGGTCTGTGGCGGCATATTCCCAATGAGTTCGATGATTACATCGCCAATCCCAAGGAAAACGGTTATCGCTCCCTGCATACAGCGGTGGTCGGGCCTGAAGGCAAGGTGCTTGAGGTGCAGATTCGCACCCGCTTCATGCATGAAGAGGCGGAGCTGGGCGTGTGCGCCCACTGGCGTTACAAGGGCACCGATGTTGATACGGCGTCCAATGCCTATGAAGACAAGATAGCCTGGTTGCGTCAGGTGCTCGAATGGCACGAAGAAATGGGTGATATCGGAGGCCTGGCCGATGAGCTGCGGGTCGATTTCGAGCCGGACCGCATTTATCTGTTTACTCCGGATGGTCATGTACTGGATGTGCCCAAAGGGGCCACACCGCTGGATTTTGCCTACCGCATACATACCGAGATCGGGCACAGCTGCCGGGGTGCCAAGGTTAACGGCCGTATCGTACCGCTGAACTATATTCTGCAGACGGGTGAGCAGGTAGAAATCATCACCGGGAAGAAAACCGGCCCCAGTCGTGACTGGCTCAATTCCAACCTGGGTTACGTGAATACTTCGCGGGCGCGGGCCAAGATCCAGAGCTGGTTCAAGCAGCAGGCCCGAGAGCAGAACGTGCAGGCTGGCAAGCTGATGCTGGAGCGCGAACTGACACGGCTGGCGCTCAATGGCGCCGATTATGCCCAACTGATTGATCGCCTGCATATTCGCAGCCAGGAAGACCTCTTTGCTGCTGTGGGCGCCGGTGATCTGCGTCTGGCGCACGTCGCCAATGTGGCGCAACAGCTGGTTGAGCCGGATCGCCAGAGTGAGCAACTGGAGCTGATCCCGCGCCGACCGACCCGTCAGGGTCCACGCAGTGATGTCTTCATTCAGGGCGTGGGCAACCTGATGACCCAGCTGGCCGGCTGTTGCCAGCCTGTACCCGGCGATCCGATTATCGGCTACATCACCCTGGGACGTGGCGTGACCGTACATCGGGCGGATTGCGCCAATGCCATCCTGCTGCAGGACCGCGATTCCGAGCGCTTGATCGAGGTCAGCTGGGGCAAGGAGCCGGTGCAGACCTACCCGGTGGAAATCTATATCAAGGCCTATGATCGGGCCGGCCTGTTGCGCGATGTGTCGCAGTTGCTGGCCAATGAAAAGCTCAATGTGCTGGAAGTCAGTACCCGTACCAACCGTGACGACAACTATGCAGTGATGTTGCTCACGGTAGAGATTCCCAATCTGGACCTGCTTGGTCGCTTGCTCGGTCGTATCAACCAGCTACCCAATGTGATTGAAACCCGGCGCAACCGCCAGGAAGGTGGGGCATGA
- the adk gene encoding adenylate kinase, which translates to MRLILLGAPGAGKGTQAQFICEHYAIPQISTGDMLRAAVKAGSELGQQVKEVMDSGGLVSDELIIGLIKDRIAQPDCANGFLFDGFPRTIPQAQALVDANIVLDHVLEIAVDDEEIVSRMAGRRVHPGSGRVYHIEHNPPKVAGKDDVTGEDLIQREDDQEDTVRKRLALYHSQTKPLVDFYQQLAASQGTPKCSRVEGVGSVKDITAKVMQALS; encoded by the coding sequence ATGCGATTGATCCTGTTGGGCGCTCCCGGCGCGGGCAAGGGCACCCAGGCCCAGTTCATTTGTGAACATTATGCCATTCCGCAGATTTCCACCGGTGATATGCTGCGCGCCGCCGTCAAGGCCGGTAGCGAGCTGGGCCAGCAGGTCAAGGAAGTAATGGATAGTGGTGGCCTGGTGTCGGATGAACTGATTATCGGTCTGATCAAGGACCGCATCGCCCAGCCGGATTGTGCCAACGGTTTTCTGTTTGACGGCTTCCCGCGCACCATCCCGCAGGCGCAAGCCCTGGTTGATGCCAATATCGTACTGGATCATGTGCTGGAAATTGCCGTTGACGACGAAGAAATCGTATCGCGCATGGCAGGGCGTCGTGTACATCCGGGTTCCGGTCGCGTTTATCACATCGAACATAATCCGCCCAAGGTCGCCGGTAAAGACGATGTCACCGGTGAAGACCTGATCCAGCGCGAAGATGACCAGGAAGACACTGTCCGCAAGCGTCTGGCGCTGTATCACAGCCAGACCAAGCCCCTGGTCGACTTTTACCAGCAACTGGCTGCCAGTCAGGGCACACCCAAGTGCTCGCGGGTGGAAGGTGTGGGTAGCGTCAAGGACATTACCGCCAAGGTGATGCAGGCGCTGAGCTGA
- a CDS encoding pilin assembly protein codes for MKIRDLTREWERHAKGRVTRNTYAVHLPLEDAARLAALEEMYPKRRAEDLITDLLSAALEELEASLPYRQGSEVIAEDEQGDPMYEDAGPTPRYLELSRQHLQAMLDQEDGTAGQ; via the coding sequence ATGAAAATCCGTGATTTGACCCGAGAATGGGAGCGCCACGCCAAGGGCCGCGTAACCCGCAACACCTATGCGGTCCACTTGCCGCTGGAAGATGCCGCACGGCTGGCGGCGCTGGAAGAAATGTATCCGAAGCGTCGGGCCGAAGACCTGATTACCGATTTATTGAGTGCTGCGCTGGAAGAGCTGGAAGCCAGCCTGCCTTACCGCCAGGGCAGCGAGGTAATCGCCGAAGATGAACAGGGCGACCCGATGTACGAAGATGCCGGACCAACGCCACGCTACCTGGAGTTGAGTCGCCAGCACCTGCAGGCCATGCTGGATCAGGAAGACGGCACTGCCGGTCAGTAA
- a CDS encoding methyltransferase encodes MTHTLDNLTLQRYPEDRSGTLVAADAADRYLLQQLTLAPTDTSPLIINDSFGALACALHACNPHTWGDSWLAWQALQNNLLANQLEPTGIHFFNSQQLPQGTYQRVLLRIPKSLALLEQQLYQLRPLLAPGAQVMAGAMLKHLPPSAGDLLAQYIGPYQASLAWKKARLLTATLDPELTPSAPKQNSCYTLEGTPFGLENFPGVFSRERLDIGTRVLLPQIPQGAGDSHIIDLGCGNGALGIMAAWHSPQAKLTFVDESWAAVACAEHNFRQAFGQREADFQVRDGLQQWQGMPADWILCNPPFHQQQVIGDVIARRLFAGSRRALNPDGCLLVVGNRHLGYHNTLKRNFSRVEQVAAHPKFVVLAARA; translated from the coding sequence ATGACCCATACCCTCGACAACCTGACACTGCAGCGCTATCCGGAAGATCGCAGCGGGACCCTGGTGGCCGCTGATGCTGCCGACCGCTATCTACTCCAACAACTGACGCTGGCCCCCACCGACACCTCGCCATTGATAATCAATGACAGCTTTGGTGCCCTGGCTTGCGCCCTGCATGCTTGCAACCCACACACCTGGGGCGATTCATGGCTGGCCTGGCAGGCGTTGCAAAATAATCTGCTGGCGAATCAGCTCGAGCCAACCGGGATCCATTTCTTCAACAGCCAGCAACTGCCGCAAGGCACCTATCAGCGGGTGTTGCTGCGCATTCCGAAAAGCCTGGCCCTGCTGGAACAGCAGTTGTATCAACTACGCCCCCTGCTGGCACCTGGCGCCCAGGTGATGGCCGGCGCCATGCTGAAACATTTGCCACCCTCAGCTGGCGATCTGTTGGCTCAATATATCGGCCCTTACCAGGCTTCATTGGCGTGGAAAAAAGCACGCCTGCTGACAGCCACACTGGACCCGGAGCTGACCCCCTCAGCCCCGAAACAGAACAGCTGCTATACCCTGGAAGGCACACCTTTTGGGCTGGAGAACTTCCCCGGCGTATTTTCCCGTGAACGTCTGGATATCGGCACCCGGGTACTCTTGCCGCAGATTCCGCAAGGCGCTGGCGACAGTCATATCATTGACCTCGGTTGTGGCAATGGCGCCCTGGGCATCATGGCCGCCTGGCACAGCCCGCAGGCGAAGCTGACCTTTGTCGATGAGTCCTGGGCTGCCGTGGCCTGCGCCGAGCATAATTTCCGCCAGGCCTTTGGTCAGCGTGAAGCAGATTTTCAGGTGCGTGACGGTCTTCAGCAATGGCAAGGCATGCCTGCTGACTGGATCCTGTGCAACCCGCCTTTCCACCAACAGCAAGTGATCGGCGATGTCATTGCGCGGCGCTTGTTTGCCGGCAGCCGCCGCGCACTCAACCCGGATGGCTGCCTGCTGGTGGTTGGCAACCGGCATCTGGGCTATCACAACACCCTGAAGCGCAATTTCAGCCGGGTTGAGCAAGTTGCCGCGCATCCAAAATTTGTCGTGCTCGCCGCCCGCGCCTGA